A window of the Nitrosopumilus ureiphilus genome harbors these coding sequences:
- the thiC gene encoding phosphomethylpyrimidine synthase ThiC: MATQMTFAKRGIATDEMKQVAKDEDVSLNWLIPKIARGSIIIPSNNVRLQKIHNVGIGKGLKTKVNVNIGTSTLNVNLDEEIEKAKVAIKYHADTIMDLSDGGDVKMIRQTLMDSAPITFGTVPIYEAYNYGVEVHKNPLNLTEDDYLNAFENNAKDGVDYTTIHCGITKDIAKRILKVQRYGGVVSKGGTITAAWMLKHDKENPYLTHYDYLIEIAKKYDVTFSLGDALRPGSILDSHDELQVQEMINISQLTKRAHEHDIQVMVEGPGHVPLNEVAANVRLAKSLIGDVPYYVLGPLVTDVASGHDHIASAIGAAVSASEGVDLLCYLTPSEHLALPNAEEVKAGLIAYRIAAHAGDLVKIRDKVIKWDMEMTEARRTLDWEKQLALSIDPEEAAKIHSRTGQHPGNNVPCTMCGGACVYMMLPQQKKYEKENNNLQQIE, translated from the coding sequence ATGGCAACACAGATGACTTTTGCTAAACGCGGTATCGCAACTGATGAAATGAAACAAGTTGCAAAAGACGAGGATGTCTCATTAAATTGGCTTATTCCAAAAATTGCTCGTGGCTCAATAATAATTCCAAGTAATAATGTACGACTACAAAAAATTCACAATGTTGGAATTGGTAAAGGTCTTAAAACTAAAGTAAATGTAAACATTGGAACTTCAACTCTAAATGTAAACCTTGATGAAGAGATTGAAAAAGCAAAAGTCGCAATAAAATACCATGCAGATACAATCATGGATCTTAGTGATGGCGGTGATGTTAAAATGATAAGACAAACTCTTATGGATTCTGCACCAATAACATTTGGAACTGTTCCAATTTATGAGGCTTATAATTATGGTGTTGAAGTTCACAAAAATCCTTTGAATTTAACAGAAGATGATTATCTAAATGCATTTGAAAATAATGCAAAAGATGGAGTTGATTATACGACAATTCACTGTGGAATTACTAAAGATATCGCAAAAAGAATTTTAAAAGTTCAACGATATGGTGGAGTTGTAAGTAAAGGTGGAACAATTACAGCTGCATGGATGTTAAAACATGATAAAGAAAATCCATATTTGACTCACTATGACTATTTGATTGAAATTGCTAAAAAATATGATGTTACATTTAGCCTCGGAGATGCACTTAGACCCGGCTCAATCTTGGATTCTCATGATGAATTGCAAGTTCAAGAGATGATCAATATTTCTCAATTAACGAAACGAGCTCATGAACACGATATTCAAGTAATGGTGGAAGGTCCAGGACATGTTCCATTAAATGAAGTTGCAGCAAATGTACGATTGGCAAAATCTCTAATTGGTGATGTGCCATACTATGTTCTAGGTCCATTAGTTACTGATGTTGCATCTGGTCATGATCATATTGCAAGTGCAATAGGTGCTGCAGTTTCAGCAAGTGAAGGTGTAGATCTTTTATGTTATCTTACTCCTTCTGAACATTTGGCTTTGCCAAATGCCGAAGAAGTAAAAGCTGGATTAATTGCATATAGAATTGCTGCTCATGCAGGTGACCTTGTTAAAATTCGTGATAAAGTTATCAAATGGGATATGGAAATGACAGAAGCTAGACGTACTTTGGATTGGGAAAAGCAACTTGCATTATCTATTGATCCAGAAGAAGCAGCTAAGATTCATAGTAGAACAGGACAGCATCCTGGAAATAATGTGCCATGTACAATGTGTGGCGGTGCATGTGTTTACATGATGTTGCCACAACAAAAAAAATACGAAAAAGAAAATAATAATCTACAACAAATTGAATAA
- a CDS encoding NUDIX domain-containing protein: MRSTKIVTSFIRNNDKLLILKRSNKVKSMKGLWAGISGIIENDEEPLKRAKIEIFEEVGITEDKITLVKSAEGMRVNSPQYENHEWEIYPFLFEAENPTIELNWENSQFEWIDIDELGNYKTVPSLQKVLFNLL; this comes from the coding sequence ATGCGTTCAACAAAAATTGTCACATCTTTCATTAGAAATAATGATAAATTATTGATTCTCAAAAGAAGCAACAAAGTAAAATCAATGAAAGGACTCTGGGCGGGAATTAGCGGAATCATTGAAAATGATGAAGAACCATTGAAAAGAGCAAAGATTGAAATTTTTGAAGAAGTTGGAATTACAGAAGATAAGATCACACTTGTAAAATCTGCAGAAGGAATGCGAGTGAATTCTCCACAATATGAAAATCATGAATGGGAGATATACCCATTTTTGTTTGAAGCAGAGAATCCAACGATCGAGCTTAACTGGGAAAATTCACAATTCGAATGGATAGATATTGATGAGTTAGGAAATTATAAGACAGTTCCTAGTCTTCAAAAAGTCTTATTCAATTTGTTGTAG
- a CDS encoding prephenate dehydrogenase/arogenate dehydrogenase family protein, whose translation MKKITVIGAGGQMGQWFTKYFAEKDFEVTGYDSENKITGKNIISSDSLVGSILKADYVVLCTPTRRTPEIIRLIAKEMKRGTYLIEISSEKSKVVSSLSKMPDKINPICIHPMFGPGTKIIKGQNIISVPIKDAKKELTVAKSLFEGANFVTIDAAEHDKKIAVILGLTHLMNLVFANIISKDEKMNLTEKMSGTTFRVQKILAESIMTESPELIETIIANPEIRRVAEELWKDIGRLLTAVQESKTEEVITYIKECQERLAKHTDTNESYKKLTKMVKSVEK comes from the coding sequence ATGAAGAAGATTACAGTTATTGGTGCTGGAGGTCAAATGGGACAATGGTTTACCAAATATTTTGCAGAGAAAGATTTTGAAGTAACAGGGTACGATTCAGAAAATAAGATTACAGGAAAAAATATTATATCATCAGATTCTTTAGTTGGTTCAATTCTAAAGGCAGATTATGTAGTATTATGTACACCCACAAGAAGAACCCCAGAAATTATCAGACTCATTGCAAAAGAGATGAAGAGAGGAACATATCTAATAGAAATATCATCTGAGAAATCTAAAGTAGTTTCATCATTATCAAAAATGCCAGACAAGATTAATCCAATTTGCATTCATCCAATGTTTGGTCCTGGAACAAAAATTATCAAAGGTCAAAACATAATTTCAGTCCCAATTAAAGATGCTAAAAAAGAACTAACGGTTGCAAAATCATTGTTTGAAGGCGCAAACTTTGTAACTATTGATGCAGCAGAACATGATAAAAAAATTGCAGTAATTTTAGGGTTGACCCATTTGATGAATTTAGTTTTTGCAAACATTATTTCAAAAGATGAAAAAATGAATCTTACAGAAAAAATGTCAGGTACGACATTTAGAGTTCAAAAGATATTGGCAGAAAGCATTATGACAGAATCCCCAGAACTAATTGAAACAATTATTGCTAATCCAGAAATTAGAAGAGTTGCAGAAGAACTTTGGAAAGACATTGGCAGATTACTTACTGCTGTTCAAGAATCAAAGACCGAAGAGGTAATCACATACATCAAAGAATGCCAAGAGAGACTTGCCAAGCATACAGATACCAATGAATCTTACAAAAAACTAACTAAAATGGTAAAATCCGTTGAAAAATAG